Proteins encoded by one window of Aliivibrio wodanis:
- the sodB gene encoding superoxide dismutase — protein sequence MSFELPALPFAKDALLPHISAETLDYHHGKHHNTYVVKLNGLIPGTEFEGKTLEEIIKTSTGGVFNNAAQIWNHTFYWNCLAPQAGGEPTGAVAEAINAAFGSFEEFKAKFTDSAINNFGSSWTWLVKKADGSLEIVNTSNAATPLTEEGVTPLLTVDLWEHAYYIDFRNVRPDYMAAFWALVNWSFVEENLAK from the coding sequence ATGTCATTTGAATTACCAGCTCTACCGTTCGCAAAAGATGCACTATTACCACACATCTCAGCTGAGACTTTAGATTACCACCACGGTAAACACCACAATACTTATGTGGTTAAGCTTAACGGTCTTATCCCAGGTACTGAATTTGAAGGCAAAACTCTAGAAGAGATCATCAAAACTTCTACTGGTGGCGTTTTCAATAACGCAGCGCAAATCTGGAACCACACGTTCTACTGGAACTGTCTTGCTCCTCAAGCTGGTGGCGAACCAACTGGCGCTGTTGCAGAAGCTATCAACGCTGCATTCGGTTCTTTCGAAGAATTCAAAGCGAAATTCACAGATTCTGCAATCAACAACTTTGGTTCTTCTTGGACTTGGTTAGTTAAAAAAGCTGACGGCTCTCTAGAGATCGTTAACACTTCTAACGCAGCTACTCCTCTAACAGAAGAAGGGGTTACTCCGCTTCTAACTGTTGACCTATGGGAACACGCTTACTACATCGATTTCCGTAACGTACGTCCTGACTACATGGCTGCGTTCTGGGCTCTTGTAAACTGGTCTTTTGTAGAAGAAAACCTAGCTAAGTAA
- the grxD gene encoding glutaredoxin-4 yields the protein METIDKIKQQIAENHIILYMKGSPKLPSCGFSSQASQALMNCGEKFAYVDILQNPDIRAELPAYAQWPTFPQLWVEGELIGGCDIILEMFQKGELKPLVQEAAERNAPAAE from the coding sequence ATGGAAACTATCGATAAGATCAAGCAACAAATTGCTGAAAACCACATCATTCTATACATGAAAGGCTCACCTAAGCTTCCAAGCTGTGGTTTTTCATCTCAAGCATCTCAAGCGCTAATGAATTGCGGCGAGAAGTTTGCTTATGTAGATATCCTACAAAACCCAGATATTCGTGCTGAACTTCCAGCATACGCACAATGGCCTACTTTCCCACAACTTTGGGTTGAAGGTGAGTTAATTGGCGGTTGTGACATCATTCTTGAAATGTTCCAAAAAGGTGAGTTAAAGCCATTGGTTCAAGAAGCTGCAGAGCGTAATGCCCCTGCTGCTGAATAA